The following DNA comes from Flavisolibacter ginsenosidimutans.
ACCGATCCCCTGGCAAAGCCGCATTCCGCCGATGACGAAGACTACGAAGCTTCAGGTTACGACCGCGGGCATTTGGCCTCGGCTGAAGACATGAGTTGGTCGGCAACAACGATGGCTGAATCGTTTTATTACAGTAACATGAGTCCGCAGGTGCCGGCCTTTAACCGCGGCGTGTGGAAGCGTTTGGAAGAACTGGTGCGTTATTGGTCGTCGGCTTACGACAGTATTTACGTGGTAACCGGTCCTGTGCTTACGGATGGTTTGCCAACGATTGGTCACGATAACGTGGCGGTGCCGCAGTTTTATTACAAGGTTATTTTGGAATACAATCCGCAAGGTGTGCGGGGCATTGGCTTTGTGTTGCCCAACCAGGCTTCGGCCGCTACGCTAAAAAGTTTTGCCGTTTCCATTGACAGCGTCGAGCATTTAACCGGCCTCGATTTCTTTCCCAAGCTGCCGGATGACGTGGAGGGAAAAGTTGAAAGCAATTTGGATGTGAACGATTGGTTGTGGACGCGAAAGAGAGCCAGGCAAGCACAATAAAGTGAAAGAGACCTGCCCTTCGTAAAGAATTCATCGGTATTACTGCATGGCTTCAATTCTGTCTTGCAAGTCTTCAACAAAAACAAAGAAGCGCAGCTTTTCTAACAACAAGGAATGATTGGGAGAACGGTAGAAACCAAGAAGGTCAAGAATGAATGCCTCGCCCATTTCTTTGTACAGGTAAAACAAATCATAGTCAGGGTCACCGATGGCCGCATCCCCAAAATCAATGACGGCCTTTAGCGTTTGGCCGTTTGCATGAAGAAGGATGTGGTCAAGGCTAAAGTCACTGTGCAGCAGCACAGGCTTGTAGTGAAAATTCTCCCTGTTTTCAAAATAAGAACGAAAGCGGCTTTCAACGAATGTTTGTTCATCAGCAGGCAGCGAAGGCAGAAGCCTTTGCTTTATCTCCTTAAAATCTTCGCGGTACACCGCTTCAAAATCGGTTCGCTCTACTTCCGGAACGTTCAATGCCTCAACGTTTATGTGGTGCAAATTGGTAAGAAAGCCCGCAAGCGAAAAAAGCAGTGTCCTTTGTTTTGCAGGGGTTGATGCGTTGTATATTTTTTTGGTGAGAAAGATTCCGGAAAGTTTTTTATGCGCTATAAAAGAAAAGTCCGGCGATACGTATTCCGGAGCAGGAACGGCCACAGACAGAAGCGGCTTTATGACCGGCAAAAGCAGGCTTTCTTTTTTTATTTTTTGTCTGTCGCCTTCTGTTTTTGCAAACCGGAAAAGGTAAGAACCGTTGACCAGAAAAGCTTCGTTGTGCATTCCCTCTCCGGCTCTTTTAAGAGAAAGAATTTTTAGCGGCGTGTGTGTTTCAATGAGGCGGGCCACTTCTTGCTTGCGGAGCATTTCGATTTGTTTTTGTACGGGTTATCGCTTTGCGTGAAAAGTGGAACAAGTACGCTTTTTTCAGCCAATGTCAAGATCGTATTTTGCCAACAGGCCGGCAAGGTTGGCGCTGCTGAACCGTGCTTTTTTTAGTTTGTTTTGCTCGGGGTCCAGTGTGAAATTATATGCCGTTCGAAAATCAGCCTTCTCTAATACCGTGTTTTGAAACAACGCTTTGGCTAAATCACAATCAACAAAAGAAGAGCCGGCAAGGTTGGCGTCGGTGAAGTCCACTTCGTGCAGAGTGCAGTTTTGAAAAACGGTTTTCTTAAGCGTTCGCAGATAGAAAGAAGAAAAACTCAGGTTGCAGTTGCTGAAGGAAACGGTGAAAAGAAAATCATCGCATTCGTAAAAAAGAAGACCGAGCATTTTGCAGCCGGTAAACTTTACGTCATTCAAAGTTGTCTTGGTGAGCTTGGCGTTGCTTAAATCACAGTTCGTAAACGTACAATCCACAAAACGAAAAGAGGAAAGGTTTGCTTTTGCAAAATTGCAGTTGATGAATTCGCAGGCTTCGTATTCGGCGGCGGGTGATGAAGTTGTGAAGTCCTTGTTGGTGAAGGTTTGGTCCTGAATGAGTGCGTTCATCCGGTAAAATTATCGAAACGGGCCGTTGTTGGTTCGCTCAAACGCAAGGCCCAGCGGCATACCAACAACAGCGTAAGCATCCTCAACGTTGCCAGTCTTTTCCGTTTTCTTTTCCAACATGGCGTAGATTGCTGTTTTATCAACTCAACCTTTATGAGTGATACCCGGCAATTTTTCGACGGTATATTCAACAACGCCAAGGTTAACGCCATTCTCGTAATGGACCAAAACGGGCACATAAAAAGCGTGAACGATGCCTTTACCTCGGCTTACGGTTACAAAACAGAAGATCTGCTCGATCAACACTTTCGCATTTTGTTCACCGAAAAAGACCAACTGATTCGCAAACCCGAAATTGAATTGAACATTACGCAACGCGAAGGTTCGAGCACCGACGAAAATTATCTTGTTCACAAGAACGGAACACCCATTTGGGTAACCGGCGAATCGGTGTTGGTAAAAACGCCTGAATCACCTTGTGTTGTTAAAATCATTCACAACATTCACGCACAAAAGCAACTGGAGCGTTACTTATTACATACCTCCGAACTGTTGGAGGGATTATTCGAATCGGTTCAGCAAAGCGGGTTGGTTATTTTGGATGCGCAAATGAAAGTGGTAAAAACAAACGAGCGTTTCAAACAGATGTTCGGCATAACCGAACCGGTAGCAGCCGGCACCAAACTCCGGCAAGTGTCCCATCCTTTCTGGAACGAAAAAGAAATCCACGACGACCTGCGGAATGCAATTGTAAACAGCACGCCCATACAAAAGGTTTACGTTGTTGATAACGGCAATCAAACTTTTCGACGCTTGCACATTGCATCGAAAGCAATCGTTGGCGATGACGGCTCTGACAAGCAAATACTCTTGATGGTAAAAGAAGAGTAAGGAAAATGAGATGGAAGTCTGCGCCTCGACAAGACTTACCTCACTTCGGCCTGTACTTCGCCTCTTCAAATATTTTCTTCGCGGTTGTGTGCAAAATCTGTTGCACACTCATCTTTGGATGATCTCCTTCAAACTTGTTGAGGATGCGCCAGCCAATCCACGGCCCGATATTCCCCGGCGCACCTTGCGGCAATGTTTGCGTAAAAGGCGCTTCGCCGATGTAAGTTTGAATGGTGGTTTGGTCAATGGAAAAAATGTTCTCGTTCTTTGTAATCACGCCCCACACGTTGCCTTCTTCGCGCTGCAGGTCCGTTGTTTGTTGCGCCGTGTAACCGGTGATTAAACTGTCCGGTGCGTCCGGCATAAACTTGTGCATCAGCCACCACTGCTTTCCTTTTTCAATCATCTGTTCAATGAGAGAAGCGCCTTCGGTGCTGTCGGCATAAATATCAGAAGCAACGGCGCGGATGCAGTTCGGAACGATGTAAGCCGGTTCAAAGCGGCGGCGTAAATAATCGGGGTATTGCGAAGGATCGTAAGCCGGATAATCCTTGCCCAAAAACATTTGCAGGCTAATCACCAGCGTGTCGTTGTAATACGTGGTGCCGTAAATCTCGGTAGGGTTTTCAGGATTCAAACTTTCCACCGAGGTAAGCACCACCGGCGGCCTAAACAAAGGAAAATAATGCTTCACGTAGCGAAGGTTGTCATCCAACCCGTTCTTCACGTTATCGAGGTTTGAAAACTTTTTATCCGCCTCAACTGCCAGTGGCTTAATGCCGCGGTAGTATTGCAGCAGCGCCGTCTCAAAGGTGAGGTGTTGCTGTTGCGCAATGTCTCTTACCGGGGCAAAATATTTAAAATAGACCGGCAAAAAAGCCGGGTATTTTTTTTCAACACCTTGCAACGATGCCTGCAACTGCGTCGTGTCCATCGAGAAAAAATCTTTCTCAAATCGTAGCACCGTTACGTTCATTTTAACGTCCGAAACATCGGGTGCACCGTTTTTATTTTTGCACGAAAAGAAGGCAACGAAAAGAAGAAGAGAAATCCAACGCATCATGTCCGGCTTTGTTTTTGAATTATTCGGAACTTTGAAAGTTCAGTATAACCCACGACGATGAAAATTTATTTAGCGCAGCAAAATTATCACATTGGAAACTTTGAGGCCAATACGCAAAAAATAATTGACGGAATTAACAGGGCCAGAGCCGCCGGCGCCGAACTGGTGCTGTTCTCGGAGCTTTGCGTTTGCGGCTATCCACCCCGCGATTTTTTGGAGTTTAATGATTTTGTAAACGCAAGCTATGCCGCTATTGAAAAAATAAAAGAACACGCCGGCGACATCGGCGTACTCATTGGCGCACCCGCACGCAACCCGCTGAAAGAAGGAAAAGATTTGTTCAACGCAGCCTTTCTTCTTTACGAAAGAGAAATTAAAGCCGAGATACACAAAACGCTTTTGCCTACCTACGATGTATTTGACGAGAACCGCTATTTTGAACCGGCCTTTGAATGGAAATGTATTGAATTCAAGGGGAAAAAATTAGCCGTCACCATTTGCGAAGACATCTGGAACCTTGGCGACAACCCGCTGTACCGCAAAACGCCGATGGAAGTGCTGATAAAAGAGGCGCCCGACGTAATGCTCAACCTTTCAGCTTCGCCCTATAATTATGCGCAGGACACGGTACGCAACTCCATTGTAAAAGCGCATACCGAAAAGTATGGAATACCGATGTTGTACTGTAACACCGTGGGCTCGCAAACCGAGATTGTGTTTGACGGCGGAAGTTTGGTGTACGACGCCGAAGGCAACCGAGTGAAGGAGATGAAATACTTCGAAGAAGACTTTGGTTTGTTTGATTTGAACGAGTTGACCAACGGCCCATCCCGACCTTCCCGGTGGGAAGGCCATCATCCGCACGATGCCTCACTTACCGCAGACTCCGCCCCTGTTTCGATTTCTTCTTTAAAAGAACCTGTTGCACCGCATGAAGAAATTATTAGTGGACGAAAAGAAGTCATTGAAACATCGCCAATAAATAATAGGGAGGAAATAAATGCCTCATTGCAAAGCGAGGAGCGAAGCGTTGGTGGCCTTCCCACCGGGAAGGTCGGGATGGGCCGCTCCATTTATTATTATTCCGCGGCCGATGTAGGCAAAGGCTCAGACATCATTGCTTACCTCACCGACGACAAAAACATTGATGAGATTTACCGTGCGCTGATTCTTGGCATCCGCGATTATTTTGGAAAGATGGGTTTTAAAAAAGCAACGCTTGGCGCCAGCGGCGGTATTGACAGTG
Coding sequences within:
- a CDS encoding pentapeptide repeat-containing protein, with product MNALIQDQTFTNKDFTTSSPAAEYEACEFINCNFAKANLSSFRFVDCTFTNCDLSNAKLTKTTLNDVKFTGCKMLGLLFYECDDFLFTVSFSNCNLSFSSFYLRTLKKTVFQNCTLHEVDFTDANLAGSSFVDCDLAKALFQNTVLEKADFRTAYNFTLDPEQNKLKKARFSSANLAGLLAKYDLDIG
- a CDS encoding NAD+ synthase, yielding MKIYLAQQNYHIGNFEANTQKIIDGINRARAAGAELVLFSELCVCGYPPRDFLEFNDFVNASYAAIEKIKEHAGDIGVLIGAPARNPLKEGKDLFNAAFLLYEREIKAEIHKTLLPTYDVFDENRYFEPAFEWKCIEFKGKKLAVTICEDIWNLGDNPLYRKTPMEVLIKEAPDVMLNLSASPYNYAQDTVRNSIVKAHTEKYGIPMLYCNTVGSQTEIVFDGGSLVYDAEGNRVKEMKYFEEDFGLFDLNELTNGPSRPSRWEGHHPHDASLTADSAPVSISSLKEPVAPHEEIISGRKEVIETSPINNREEINASLQSEERSVGGLPTGKVGMGRSIYYYSAADVGKGSDIIAYLTDDKNIDEIYRALILGIRDYFGKMGFKKATLGASGGIDSAVVQALAVEALGKENVHVLLMPSQFSSDHSVSDAEQLSKNLGNRYDIVAIKNIFDAFESDLKPIFGDLPFGIAEENMQSRTRGNLLMAVANKFGYILLNTSNKSELATGYGTLYGDMAGGLSVLGDLYKTQVYALARFINRKTEILPENILIKAPSAELRPGQKDSDSLPEYDVLDRVLYNYIELRQGPKEIIAQGYDAALVARVLKLVNTNEYKRNQFCPIIRVSSKAFGVGRRLPIVAKYLS
- a CDS encoding DNA/RNA non-specific endonuclease; the protein is MNAKPDKQFRQTTNKNTTVLIVVFILLLVLLAILLFTCRQQKLSTGNKYKHDSTLNAMQIPAVKPADQIIEHTGYTLCFVPKYEQASWVAYVLRGNQLQAAHFDRTNQFMTDPLAKPHSADDEDYEASGYDRGHLASAEDMSWSATTMAESFYYSNMSPQVPAFNRGVWKRLEELVRYWSSAYDSIYVVTGPVLTDGLPTIGHDNVAVPQFYYKVILEYNPQGVRGIGFVLPNQASAATLKSFAVSIDSVEHLTGLDFFPKLPDDVEGKVESNLDVNDWLWTRKRARQAQ
- a CDS encoding phosphotransferase family protein; the encoded protein is MLRKQEVARLIETHTPLKILSLKRAGEGMHNEAFLVNGSYLFRFAKTEGDRQKIKKESLLLPVIKPLLSVAVPAPEYVSPDFSFIAHKKLSGIFLTKKIYNASTPAKQRTLLFSLAGFLTNLHHINVEALNVPEVERTDFEAVYREDFKEIKQRLLPSLPADEQTFVESRFRSYFENRENFHYKPVLLHSDFSLDHILLHANGQTLKAVIDFGDAAIGDPDYDLFYLYKEMGEAFILDLLGFYRSPNHSLLLEKLRFFVFVEDLQDRIEAMQ
- a CDS encoding PAS domain-containing protein, which translates into the protein MSDTRQFFDGIFNNAKVNAILVMDQNGHIKSVNDAFTSAYGYKTEDLLDQHFRILFTEKDQLIRKPEIELNITQREGSSTDENYLVHKNGTPIWVTGESVLVKTPESPCVVKIIHNIHAQKQLERYLLHTSELLEGLFESVQQSGLVILDAQMKVVKTNERFKQMFGITEPVAAGTKLRQVSHPFWNEKEIHDDLRNAIVNSTPIQKVYVVDNGNQTFRRLHIASKAIVGDDGSDKQILLMVKEE
- the gldB gene encoding gliding motility lipoprotein GldB, whose translation is MMRWISLLLFVAFFSCKNKNGAPDVSDVKMNVTVLRFEKDFFSMDTTQLQASLQGVEKKYPAFLPVYFKYFAPVRDIAQQQHLTFETALLQYYRGIKPLAVEADKKFSNLDNVKNGLDDNLRYVKHYFPLFRPPVVLTSVESLNPENPTEIYGTTYYNDTLVISLQMFLGKDYPAYDPSQYPDYLRRRFEPAYIVPNCIRAVASDIYADSTEGASLIEQMIEKGKQWWLMHKFMPDAPDSLITGYTAQQTTDLQREEGNVWGVITKNENIFSIDQTTIQTYIGEAPFTQTLPQGAPGNIGPWIGWRILNKFEGDHPKMSVQQILHTTAKKIFEEAKYRPK